The window CTTTAACATTTTAGTCCATATTTGTTGCAGCGTAGATTCCCACTTCTTTTTAGAAAAGCTGCAAAAGGACTACCCGCAGGAGAAGCTTACAGGCTTCTTCTACGATCCAAATATACACCCATATTCCGAATATCAATTACGACTACTAGATGTACAAAGAAGCTGTAAAAAGCTGGGTATTGATCTGCTTGAAGGCGAATATGATTTTAAAAACTGGCTTGAAGCAGTTAAAGGTCTAGAAGGAAAACCGGAAAAAGCTGAGCGATGTGAAGTTTGCTTTGACAAGCGTTTTGACGTATCTGCAAACAAGGCACTTGAGTTAGGTGAAAAAACATTTACAACAACCCTTTTAGTCAGCCCTTTAAAGTCTCAAGAACAATTAAAACGCTCAGGTGAAGAGTTCGAACAAAAGCATGGTATTAAATTTATAGCACCAGATTATAGATCAGGTGGCGGCACACAAGATCAGTCACGTGTTACGAAAGAAGAACAACTCTATCGTCAAGATTATTGCGGATGTTTCTTTGCCCTAAATATGCAAAGAGAGCAACAAAACAAAATAATGGATGAGATGTTCAATCCAATTTCAAATACTATTCTGCCTGCTTCAATTGAAGAGAGATTAGAGTTTTACAAACATAGAATGGAACTTGACGACAAAGGTATAAAATATAAAATTATCAAACATAAATTTTTAAACTATAGACAATTTTCAGGTCGTCTTCTAAAAGGTAAAAATGGAGTAATTCCTTCTTACATACTTTCATATTCAACACTTCCAAGAAAAAAATCTACTGGACGTATAGAATTTGAATCTAACAATATAAATTATCTAAATAAAGACGAAATAAAACTAGTTTCACTAAAACATTTTAATACTACAGCATCAACAAATTATAAAAATATTTTTGAACTTATTTACAATCCGCTAAATTATGACCAAGAGCTTAAAATACGCTCTGAATTATTAGATGAATACTCACTGCCAGACTTAAGTCCTATAGTAATTGTTGAAGATATCAATGTACTAAAAGATGCAAAACTAACATTAGAATTAGACGCAAAAGTTTATGAAGACACTAAAGAGAAATTGATTTTATGCTGATTGTAAACTTTTTTTAGATAAAATATCCAAAATTATTATATAAGGCTATATTTTATGGTTATGGATGTAACTCAAATTCAAAAAATAATCCCTCATCGTTTCCCTTTTTTACTTGTAGA of the Sulfurimonas sp. genome contains:
- a CDS encoding epoxyqueuosine reductase QueH, with protein sequence MLVHICCSVDSHFFLEKLQKDYPQEKLTGFFYDPNIHPYSEYQLRLLDVQRSCKKLGIDLLEGEYDFKNWLEAVKGLEGKPEKAERCEVCFDKRFDVSANKALELGEKTFTTTLLVSPLKSQEQLKRSGEEFEQKHGIKFIAPDYRSGGGTQDQSRVTKEEQLYRQDYCGCFFALNMQREQQNKIMDEMFNPISNTILPASIEERLEFYKHRMELDDKGIKYKIIKHKFLNYRQFSGRLLKGKNGVIPSYILSYSTLPRKKSTGRIEFESNNINYLNKDEIKLVSLKHFNTTASTNYKNIFELIYNPLNYDQELKIRSELLDEYSLPDLSPIVIVEDINVLKDAKLTLELDAKVYEDTKEKLILC